The Telopea speciosissima isolate NSW1024214 ecotype Mountain lineage chromosome 11, Tspe_v1, whole genome shotgun sequence genome includes the window CTCCTTCTCTCCAGCAAACACATTTCTAATTATAGAAACATTTTTACTCTCTGTATGCCTTCTTCAACCACTGCAGAAGGGTGGGATCTACTTCGGTGCCGGTCCTCACATTGTGCCTCCGGACTACTTTAACCTCCCTGATATCTTCTACTACACCAAACTCGTCACTAATCCGGTGGGCACGTCACTGACTTCATCGGTCGGCGATGTCTCCCACAATTACTTCATTCCGGTGGAATCTATCAATATTGATGCCATACCCATCTCATTGGATAAATCCCTGTTGTTATTCGACGATAATGGGGTTGGGGGTACCAAGATCAGCACAATGGTACCTTACACAACTTTGCAATCCTCCATCTATAAAGCCCTCATAAACGCTTATGTTGAGAAGGCAACGGCGGTAGGGATAAAGAGAGTGGCGGCAGTGAAGCCTTTTGAAGCGTGTTTCAGTACCTGGCGCATTGGTGAGGGAGGGGCGGGATTAATTGTGCCAACCATCGAATTTGATATGTGGAACCGGACTTCGACTACCTTAACCATAAGGTTCTATGAACCTAACTCGATGGTAAGAGTTAAGAAGGATGTGATATGTCTTGCTTTTATGGATGGAGGACCAAACCCAAGAACTTCAATCGTCATAGGTGCGCATCAGTTGGGAGACACAGTCTTGCAGTTTGATCTCGTTA containing:
- the LOC122646156 gene encoding probable aspartic proteinase GIP2 codes for the protein MECLPFQEATMQCPISSFSPANTFLIIETFLLSVCLLQPLQKGGIYFGAGPHIVPPDYFNLPDIFYYTKLVTNPVGTSLTSSVGDVSHNYFIPVESINIDAIPISLDKSLLLFDDNGVGGTKISTMVPYTTLQSSIYKALINAYVEKATAVGIKRVAAVKPFEACFSTWRIGEGGAGLIVPTIEFDMWNRTSTTLTIRFYEPNSMVRVKKDVICLAFMDGGPNPRTSIVIGAHQLGDTVLQFDLVNMKLGYFPTLRLFNTNCSNIMPS